Below is a genomic region from Myxococcus fulvus.
GACCTCAAGCACCTGCGCGCCAACAATGCCTCCCGCCCCAAGGGGCGCCCCGGCGCGCTCGACTTCGGCCCGGAGGTCCCCGCCCTGGTGCTCGGCGGCGGCCTCTTCGCCCAGATGGTGGAGGAGTTCCTGCGTCCCGGCGTGGTCGAAGGCACGGTGACCTTGCAGGTGGGCCTGAGCGTGCTGGCCATGCTGGCCTTGTGGCTTGCCCCGCCCCGGACTCCCGTGTACCGCCTGGGCCTGGGTCTGTTGGCCCTCGTGTCGGGCTACGGGCTCTTGCTGGCCCTCGGGTCGGCGGGGCATGCCGGGGGGCTGTGGGCGGGTGTGGCAGGCGCGGTGGCCGTCCTCCTGGCTGCCCTCCGCGAGAGCTGACCGGCAGGATTCAACACGGATGTCAGAGGGGTGGACTAGGGTCTACCCATCGCGTACTAAAAGCGCGTTCAGGTGAGCCGGGGTGGCTCGCCAATACAAGGAGCCAAGAGAAATGGCCGTGAATCAGGAGAAGGAAAAGGCGATCGAGCTGGCGATGTCCGCGGTGGAGCGCCAGTTCGGTAAGGGGTCCATCATGCGGCTCGGCAACGACGAGCCGCTGATGCGGGACGTGCAGGCCATTTCGACGGGCTCGATTTCGCTGGATATCGCCCTGGGCGTGGGCGGCGTGCCCAAGGGCCGCATCATCGAGATCTTCGGACCGGAGTCCTCCGGCAAGACGACGCTGTGTCTCCACATCGTCGCCGAGGCGCAGAAGCGCGGCGGCATCTGCGGCTACGTGGACGCCGAGCACGCGCTGGACGTGGGCTACGCGCGCAAGCTGGGCGTGCGCACCGACGACCTGCTCCTGAGCCAGCCGGACACCGGTGAGCAGGCGCTCGAAATCGCGGAGATGCTGGTGCGCTCGGGCGCCATCGACGTGCTGGTGGTGGACTCGGTGGCCGCGCTCGTTCCCAAGGCGGAACTCGAGGGCGAGATGGGCGACGCGCACATGGGTGTGCAGGCCCGTCTGATGAGCCAGGCCCTGCGCAAGCTCACGGGCACCATCTCCAAGAGCCAGACGTGCGTCATCTTCATCAACCAGATCCGCATGAAGATCGGCGTCATGTTCGGCAACCCCGAGACGACCACGGGCGGCAACGCGCTGAAGTTCTACGCGTCGCAGCGTCTGGACATCCGCCGCATCGGCGCCATCAAGAATGGCGAGAACGTGGTGGGCAGCCGCACCCGCGTGAAGGTGGTGAAGAACAAGGTGGCGCCTCCGTTCAAGGAGGTCGAGTTCGACATCATGTACGGCACGGGCATCTCGCGTGAGGGCGACCTCATCGACCTGGCCTCCAACGACAACATCGTGGAGAAGAGCGGCAGCTGGTTCTCGTTCAACGGCGAGCGCATCGGCCAGGGCCGGGAGAACGCGAAGGACTACCTGCGGGAGCACCCGGAGGTGGCGCGCGACATCGAGACCCGCGTGCTGGAGAAGTACGGCATCGCGAAGGGCGCGCCCCTCGCGGCTGCCCCCGCGGAAGAGGCCCCCGCCGAGGGTGCCAGCGAGAAGCGTCAGCGCGTGAAGGCCGTGAAGTAACGCCTTCCCTCGCGGAGCTTCGACAGACGGGGTCGTCCTCCTTCGCGGGGGCGGCCCCGTCGTCGTGTCGGGCCCAAGCATGCGGGGTGAACGGGTGGCCCCTGCCGCCCAGTGCTGACACGACGCGTTGTGTCCGGCGTGTGGCGGGGATGTTGCCGGAGTGATGGACGAGGGCCGTAGACTCCCGGGCGTTTCGTTTCGCTAGCGCTTGCCCCTGGGAGTGTCACCTTGTTCGACCGTCTGAATCGTCGCAGCTTCCTTCAGGCCGTGGTCGCCGTCGCGGCGAGTACCTCATTCGGGTGCTCGGATGATGACGACACGAAGAAGCCCACCGCCGATGCGAAGTACTTCCCGCAGTCGGTCTGCTCGGGAGACCCGAGGCCGGACAGCGTCATCCTGTGGGTGCGCGCGTTGGACCCGGACAACGCGGGCGCGGACGCCCCGGTGCGGCTGGAGGTGTCCACCCGCGCGGAGTTCAGCGACTTCGTGTTCCGGGGCGACTTCACCGCGCTGGCGGCGAACGACCACGCGCTCAAGGTCAAGGTGACGAAGCTGTCGGCGCGCACCACGTACTACTACCGCTTCGTGCTGACGAAGAACGGGACGGAGTACACGACGGCGACGGGCCGCACCCGCACGGCGCCGGCGTCCGGGGCGGACGTGGCGGTGAAGTTCGCCTTCGCCAGCTGCCAGGACTACATCGGCCGTTACTACAACGCGTGGCAGCGGCTGTTGGACCTGGACGAGGACCTGGACTTCATCGTGTTCCTCGGCGACTACATCTACGAGACGACGGGGGACAAGTCCTTCCAGTCGGGCAACACCGAGCGGCGCGTGGTGTTCAGCGAGCAGGACAAGGCGCTGCAGCTGGGCTCGGGTGAGTCGACGTATTACGCGGCCAACGCGCTGTCGAACTACCGCGACCTCTACAAGACGCTGCGCACCGACAAGCTCATCCAGCAGGTGCACGAGCGCTACCCGTTCATCATCATCTGGGACGACCACGAGTTCTCCGACGACAGCTGGGGCTCCAACGCGACGTACCTGGACGGGCGCGCGGTGGAGAACCAGATTGAGCGCAAGCGCAACTCGGAGCGCGCCTTCTTCGAGTACATCCCGCTGGACAACACGGCCTCCGCGGAGGGCGCCATCGACGTGGCGAGCGCGCCGGTGTTCCCGAACACGCGCGTCTACCGGGACTTCGACTTCGGCAAGCACCTGAAGCTGGCGGTGTCCGACTACCGCACCTACCGCCCGGACCACCTCATCCCCGAGGACGCGTACCCGGGCAAGGTGGCGGTGGAGGCGTCGACGCTGGGGTTGGCGCTGCCGGGACTGCCGGCGCCGGTGCAGGCGCTGCTCCAGTCGGAGACGTTCGCGTACACGAGCCTCGACCTGCCGGAGCACGCGATGCAGAAGGCGGTGCTCCAGGGCGCGTACGTGCAGCAGGCGGTGGCGGCGGGCCTCACCCAGGACGCGGCCAACGTGAAGGCCCAGACGTGGGTGTCCGGGAACGTGTCGCTCTTCTACGCCAACCAGGTGCTGACGGCGGTGAACGCGGCGCGCGAGGCCGCGGGACAGCCGCTGATTCCGCTGCTCGCCACGGCGGGCACGCTCCGGGGGCTCGCCTACGTGCACCTGGGCAAGGGCTCGCTCTTCAACATCCAGGGCTCGCGCTACATCGTGGTGAAGCCCATCTACGACTTGTTCTCCGCCCTGCGCTACGCCACCTCGGCGGGGTTGAGCGAGGACGCGCTGGGCGCGACGCAGCAGGCGTGGCTGCAGAACCAGCTCAAGGCGGCGAACACCTGGAAGATTGTCGTCAGCTCCGTGTCGATGACGTCCATGGTGTTCGACCTGTCGGCGAAGACGGACATCCCGGACCCGACGCTGCGCCAGGTCTTCTACTTCAACGCGGACCAGTGGGACGGCTTCCCCGCGAAGAAGCAGGAGCTGCTGGGGTTCATCGCGCAGAACAATGTGAAGAACGCGATGTTCATCTCCGGCGACATCCACGCGTCGTTCGCGTCCGTGGAGGGCGGGGTGCCCGCGCTGACGGCGCCCGCGATTACGTCCGGCTCCATCAAGGAGCTGGCGGGCCTGGCCGTCATCGGCGCGGGCTACGGTCCGGGCAGCGCCGTCTACAAGTACGTCGTCACGGAGCTCAACGAGTCACTGGCCGCGGGCAACCCTGGCATGCGCTACGTGAACGGTGACGCGCACGGCTTCGTGGTGCTGGAGGTGAAGGGCGACGAGGCCCTGGCCGCCTTCCACCTCATCCCCAGCACCGAGGTGACGAAGGACTACTCGGTGCGCGGCGCCGCGGAGCTGCAGGCGCAGTTCACCCGCGTCGACTTCCGCGTGCAGAACGGGGCGATTACGAAGCTCTGAGCCCACGGGCATCGAAGCGCTCCCACGCTCACGCGTGAGAGGACGAGGGCCGCGCCGGGAGCCAGTGG
It encodes:
- a CDS encoding alkaline phosphatase D family protein, coding for MFDRLNRRSFLQAVVAVAASTSFGCSDDDDTKKPTADAKYFPQSVCSGDPRPDSVILWVRALDPDNAGADAPVRLEVSTRAEFSDFVFRGDFTALAANDHALKVKVTKLSARTTYYYRFVLTKNGTEYTTATGRTRTAPASGADVAVKFAFASCQDYIGRYYNAWQRLLDLDEDLDFIVFLGDYIYETTGDKSFQSGNTERRVVFSEQDKALQLGSGESTYYAANALSNYRDLYKTLRTDKLIQQVHERYPFIIIWDDHEFSDDSWGSNATYLDGRAVENQIERKRNSERAFFEYIPLDNTASAEGAIDVASAPVFPNTRVYRDFDFGKHLKLAVSDYRTYRPDHLIPEDAYPGKVAVEASTLGLALPGLPAPVQALLQSETFAYTSLDLPEHAMQKAVLQGAYVQQAVAAGLTQDAANVKAQTWVSGNVSLFYANQVLTAVNAAREAAGQPLIPLLATAGTLRGLAYVHLGKGSLFNIQGSRYIVVKPIYDLFSALRYATSAGLSEDALGATQQAWLQNQLKAANTWKIVVSSVSMTSMVFDLSAKTDIPDPTLRQVFYFNADQWDGFPAKKQELLGFIAQNNVKNAMFISGDIHASFASVEGGVPALTAPAITSGSIKELAGLAVIGAGYGPGSAVYKYVVTELNESLAAGNPGMRYVNGDAHGFVVLEVKGDEALAAFHLIPSTEVTKDYSVRGAAELQAQFTRVDFRVQNGAITKL
- the recA gene encoding recombinase RecA, producing the protein MAVNQEKEKAIELAMSAVERQFGKGSIMRLGNDEPLMRDVQAISTGSISLDIALGVGGVPKGRIIEIFGPESSGKTTLCLHIVAEAQKRGGICGYVDAEHALDVGYARKLGVRTDDLLLSQPDTGEQALEIAEMLVRSGAIDVLVVDSVAALVPKAELEGEMGDAHMGVQARLMSQALRKLTGTISKSQTCVIFINQIRMKIGVMFGNPETTTGGNALKFYASQRLDIRRIGAIKNGENVVGSRTRVKVVKNKVAPPFKEVEFDIMYGTGISREGDLIDLASNDNIVEKSGSWFSFNGERIGQGRENAKDYLREHPEVARDIETRVLEKYGIAKGAPLAAAPAEEAPAEGASEKRQRVKAVK